TGATATGGTAGGAAGTATTTGGAAAAGTCGTCTGGGACTAGTACATAAATAACAAACCTAGATGTTCGAAAATTCCTGAGAAGGGGGACCACCATGTGTCCCGCCATCGAGCGAAACCGAATCTACTACTATATATGTCAGCTAAAGCAACTAGTGATGTTAGTAGTTGTAAAGCCAAGAAATACATAACAGTGGGGTTTCTCCAAGAGTTTAATCTGCAGAAGCCAACAAAAGAGCGTATCAACTAAAAGaagtaaataagtaaaaaatggCAGTAAGATGTAAAAAATGATGAGACTAATAATTGTTACATCATAAAGCCGAGAAGTCTCATCCAGCCAGTCTCTGCTGTATCCCAGTCTTGACCTACAGCAGCCCAGATGAGAAGGTACACCAGTTGAGCAAGAAATACTGCaaatgaaaagatgaaaatgGGCCATAATAGCCAATGCCTCCTCTGAAAACGGTATCCTGGCAAAGTGAAAAAGCAAGGTCCAATGTAAGTTTGAGATAGTAAACATCAGCTAATAAACCATAgccgattaaaaaaaaagcggAGAATACTAGGAATATtaaggttttttatttattttcccttTCATCCTAGAGAGGAGACACCTTAATTAACACAAATAAAGAGAAGCAAGATATAGATAAAGCAATAGACAAGATTGGGGGTTGGCGCTGTTTATCAGAtaaaaagacaaagagaaagtgattagagggaaaagaaaaagagtgttACCAATTTCAGGTGCAATATAGTGAACGAGGAGGAAAGCTATCAAATCAACAAAGGATATCACACTCCAGTTAATAAGTGCGGCTGTGACAGAAGAGAAAACTCATTAGGCAAATGAGAGAAAATAATGTGATCATTCAAATATGTGGATACAAAGGAGGAAGGCGGTACCTGCGAGAAGTAGCGAAGGCAACAAGAAGCCCACCAAAAAACTCGCCATGGGAACCTTCCTCTTTGTGTCTTAACGATCACCATATCCCAATTCTCATCGAATTCAATAGATCCAATCTCTAGCTCCCTCCGACCTCAattcttcaacaaaaaaaaaataaggcaAAATgaaatcggagaagaagaagatatcagaAATTCCAATTTCTCACGAATTCTATCTATCTAACAAGTTGAATTCTTTATTTCTCAAGAAAAAGAAGGTTGCCCCTGTTGAAGAATTAATCTAATTTCATTTCAAGGTGGATTGGGAAATCTTCTAAAAtccagaagaagcaaaaaaaaaaaaactgaactcaggaagaagaagaagatgacgaagatCTTTCTTTCtggcaataataataattaattccAGAAgatctttccttctttcttccaTCCGAGCCGAGCCGAGAAATAGCTAAACCAATCAAACCGACGTGGGCTCGGTTCAATTGAGAGTTGGTTCAAAGTGGGTCAATAATACCGGGTTAGAGTGGACCGGTTCAATAAAGCCATCAAATCAAAAAAAGGGAGTCCcccaaagaaagaaagcaagCCCAGCCAGCagctccttccttccttccttatCGCGTgcgtgatgatgatgagttggtGTCTCTGCAGCACCACTCATGGCCATGGTGGGGTCTCTTCCATTGCTCTCGCTTATGGTCTTCGCCGTAGACCAAGAATATCATCGACTTTCCGGATCCGCGCCACTTCTGACGGAGTAGAATCCAAGGATGATGACGAACCTCTTCTTCCTGATAACCCGCCGGtctcctcctcatcctcttcttctgctctcGGTAAAGACTTGAAAAAGGTCCGAATTTTCTAACTATTCCCTCCACCATGCTCTCAAATTTTCAGCTGAAAGAAACGgggagagattttttttttttttgattttatcttAACAAATCCCCAAATGCACAATGAATGATTGGTCCATCATTCATACTCAACAAAGcttatgccttttttttttttttattttttttctttttttttctgtttcaattCATAATCAATCAGGTAGTGAACAAGACTGCTGCAACCTTTGCCCCGCGGGCTTCCACCGCCAGTAAAAACCCAGCTGTCCCTGGAACTACTCTCTATAAAGTTTTTGAGGTTCAAGCGTATGCATCTATGTTCGTTGGAGGGGTCCTTTCTTTCAACCTCCTCTTTCCCTCCAACGAACCTGATTTATGGAGGCTCATTGGGATGTGGTCCATTTGGATGTTCAGTAAGCTgcatccttctctctctctaactcttcctttccttttctctctctctctctctctctctctaatattTATTCTTGGCAGCTATCCCTTCTCTTCGAGCACGAGACTGTCCAAGTAAAGAGAAAGAGGCTCTTAACTACCTCTTTCTCATCGTCCCCTTGCTCAATGTTGCTATACCCTTCTTTTACAAATCCTTTGCTCTTGTCTGGTCTGCTGATACTGTTGCCTTCTTTGCCATGTACGCCTGGAAGGTATTCCATTCCTCCTTCTGAATTTCGATTGCTTATCTTTGGGCCATTATTTCTGCTGCCTCacattattagtttttttttgcctctTACTTACTTCCAGCTTGGATGGCTGGAAACAACAGAGTAGGGTGTACCTGTGTTGGgattctttgtcttctcttcctttgaaTCATTCTTCATTTAGCTTCTCTGTCGAACGAAGCCTATCGTGTCAGGTACGTGGGTTTAAGGCAAACGAATGTGAACACATTTTTCGACAAGAATATATGAGCTTAGCTCTTAAGGAATATTTCTTGTAAATCATAGAATTCTGAGGTGAATTTTAGCTCAACATACAAGTCTACTTTTTCTTATCAAGAATGCAGCtgctaaattttaaaagaaaattaaagaattgaTGAGTAAATCAAATAACTCTTTTGCATCCTATTGTCTGTTGGTTGGTTCTTCTTCAACAAGGAAgcgagagagaaggagaggCTCAACTTGTTTGGTTCTAGGCTAAGCCTTTTCTCATCTTCTCCAGTGTACTCTTGATAAAAGCATCTGATTTCTTATTTATATCATCTAGAAGGGGCCTCAGACGTCTATGCGGCTGTGGTGGTGGTTTCCCTGCTTCAGGCTGGTTGATTTGTTGCTTGGGGCTCGGCTCACCCAACATGCTCTTCTTCCCCTTCTCAAGTAACCTCTTCTTAGGGCCGTTACTACCATTAGCTAGTCTGATTATTGTCTCTTTCTCTGATTCTTGTATTGACGAGCCAGGGGAGTTGTTCTTGGATTTGCCGTTATCCTCCGAGTCTTCTATTTGCTTGAAATGAATAGTGATGTCAGTCCTTGATCCCTTCTTGATCAGTTTGTTCCTCTCAGGATTATCTtcattcatctctttctctcccaatATCCCTAGTTTAGCCACTACAAATTTAAAAATGCGACGGCAAATGCCTAGAGGCCGCAGAGAGCTGCTGCTGTCATCATCCTCTCTTCTGTGCATTGTCTGTCAGGAAGAAGACTAGAGAACCAGAAAAGGATGTTCTTTTATCTCTAAGGGATTCTTGTCCCAGAGGAGTGGTTTTGGTGTATATGCGAAATATGTAGGACATGAAGAATTGAGTGGGATGTTGGATTTGCTTTGATTCTACGCTTGTGGGATGAGGAAAATTGAGCCAGTGAGAAGCTATGTGTTTCTGTCGTTTTATCCAatagaagaacaaagaagacaaacagAATCTCTGAAAAGCAGTTGCAAGAGCAAATTCGGTTAGTTTCCTCTTTTCTTGATTGAAGCTGACGATCTTGGAATATTATGGCAAATGGGGCTGTGGGGGCatacttaaagattttaatgcaaATACAGTTTAAGGTTATGTGCACTACTTCTACTTCCGGGTGAATCATGTATCAACATTCAACAGTAGATGTAACGCAATACCCTAATcttcaatctataaaatttagcaaataaaatgttaagaagaaaaaaagggggaaaaaccAACCAAACTCTCTCAAGTATACAACCGAACCAACCAAAAGACTCgtcaaaatagaaaaagaaagagagctTCCGTGCGTGACACTTTCCAACTCAGCTCACTCCTATCTCGGGCGAAGAGGATTCACGATCTGCCACCGACTTCACTGCTGACAGGAGACGCAGCCTCTGGACACGCGGGGGGAGATGCTTGGCTGGTTTTCTTGACGATACAGGCGGTGTCCACGGCAAGAAGACTCCAGTGCCGCCGTCCAACCTCTTGGGAGCCGGAGCTAGCATCACCAGTGGAGCTCTGACCATGCCGCAGGCTGGAGGAGCTGGGGTGCCTGGTCGCCATAGGGAGACGGGGTTAGTGATGGGCCGCGGCTGGACCTTGCCGGAGTCTGGTTTGAGTTTGAAAAAGGTGATTGTGACTCTTTTGTTGGGCGAGGGACACATTACATGCCTAGCCATATCTGCGCTGTTACCCCTCATCACCAACAACGACCTGCGACATTCTTCTTTTGATTAGAAACAAAACTCGAATACAATCAACATGACAGTTGGGAAAAATGGAATGTTCCCATTACCCTTCCTTTAGTGGGAGAGTTAGTGAGCCCCTGAAGTTGCCATCGTTATCGACCCCGAGTCTGTGCCCAAACACCATGGTTGATTCAGATAAAACAAGAGTGGATATGGGTTGATCCACGTGAGGTGGTTTCTGGAATGGCTGAGAGTGCTCGTCCTGCAAACAAGCCCAAACCTTAGCTGGCATGATCAAGGGATCTGGAAATGGGAGTGTAATTTTACCTCGTCG
The sequence above is drawn from the Camelina sativa cultivar DH55 chromosome 4, Cs, whole genome shotgun sequence genome and encodes:
- the LOC104783395 gene encoding uncharacterized protein LOC104783395, whose protein sequence is MHRREDDDSSSSLRPLGICRRIFKFVVAKLGILGEKEMNEDNPERNKLIKKGSRTDITIHFKQIEDSEDNGKSKNNSPGSSIQESEKETIIRLANGSNGPKKRLLEKGKKSMLGEPSPKQQINQPEAGKPPPQPHRRLRPLLDDINKKSDAFIKSTLEKMRKGLA
- the LOC104783393 gene encoding uncharacterized protein LOC104783393; protein product: MMMSWCLCSTTHGHGGVSSIALAYGLRRRPRISSTFRIRATSDGVESKDDDEPLLPDNPPVSSSSSSSALGKDLKKVVNKTAATFAPRASTASKNPAVPGTTLYKVFEVQAYASMFVGGVLSFNLLFPSNEPDLWRLIGMWSIWMFTIPSLRARDCPSKEKEALNYLFLIVPLLNVAIPFFYKSFALVWSADTVAFFAMYAWKLGWLETTE